The nucleotide window ATGACACACTCTGGCCCATCGAGCCCGTGATTCATCGGGCCGAACGCGTCCTGAAACAGTGGTTTGAAGCCCATGCGCCCGCCGTACTCGAACGGTATGACGACGCCGGCCTGCACGCGGTGCGTCAGCGGGTGGGCGAAGCCAACCCCGAGCTCATGCACGACATGACAGCGCTGCGGATCAAGATGATTCGTGTCCTGCTGGATTCGGTGGGTGAACCACCGGAGCGCGCCACCGAGGCCTTCGAGGTCTTTTATGAAGCCCGCAATACAGTCACATGCTACGAAGATGTCGCCACCGGGCTGGCGCGGCTGGCGGCGCGCTATCGTCTGATCGGGCTCACCAATGGGAATGGCCGCCCTGCACCCACCGGCGGCCTGGAACACCTGGAGCACACGGTGTACGCCCGTGAGGTCGGCTGCGCGAAACCGGACCCGCGCATCTTCGCGCACACCGCAGATTATCTGCAGCTTCCACCCGCCGCCATTCTTCACGTGGGCGACCACCCCGATGCCGATGTGCTGGGCGCTCGCGCTGCCGGGTTCCAGG belongs to Abyssibacter profundi and includes:
- a CDS encoding HAD family hydrolase, which translates into the protein MTETRLQVQHIQAISFDFDDTLWPIEPVIHRAERVLKQWFEAHAPAVLERYDDAGLHAVRQRVGEANPELMHDMTALRIKMIRVLLDSVGEPPERATEAFEVFYEARNTVTCYEDVATGLARLAARYRLIGLTNGNGRPAPTGGLEHLEHTVYAREVGCAKPDPRIFAHTADYLQLPPAAILHVGDHPDADVLGARAAGFQATWLNRGQGAWPITAQAPVAVGCLNELADQLDA